The Pongo abelii isolate AG06213 chromosome 20, NHGRI_mPonAbe1-v2.0_pri, whole genome shotgun sequence genome window below encodes:
- the PINLYP gene encoding phospholipase A2 inhibitor and Ly6/PLAUR domain-containing protein isoform X1: MWVQTRPSSASYKSWGPSTADTHTMRPSRRPRTFLLAFVLLCTLLGFGCPLHCEICTAAGSRCHGQMKTCSSDKDACVLLVGKATSKGKELVHTYKGCIRSQDCYSGVISTTMGPKDHMVTSSFCCQSDSCNSAFLSVPLTNLTENGLMCPACTASFRDKCMGPMTHCTGKENHCVSLSGHVQAGIFKPRFAMRGCATESMCFTKPGAEVPTGTHVLFLQHIECTHSP; the protein is encoded by the exons ATGTGGGTCCAGACCCGCCCCTCCTCAGCTTCCTATAAAAGCTGGGGACCAAGTACTGCTGATACACACACCATGAGGCCCTCCAGGAGACCAAGGACCTTTCTGCTGGCCTTTGTGCTGCTCTGCACCCTCCTGGGTTTTG GGTGCCCACTACACTGCGAAATATGTACGGCGGCGGGGAGCAGGTGCCATGGCCAAATGAAGACCTGCAGCAGTGACAAGGATGCATGTGTGCTCCTGGTAGGGAAGGCTACTTCAA AGGGCAAGGAGTTGGTGCACACCTACAAGGGCTGCATCAGGTCCCAGGACTGCTACTCTGGCGTCATATCCACCACCATGGGCCCCAAGGACCACATGGTAACCAGCTCCTTCTGCTGCCAGAGCGACAGCTGCAACAGTGCCTTTTTGTCTG TTCCCTTGACCAATCTTACTGAGAATGGCCTGATGTGCCCCGCCTGCACTGCAAGCTTCAGGGACAAATGCATGGGGCCCATGACCCACTGTACTGGAAAGGAAAACCACTGCGTCTCCTTATCTGGACACGTGCAGGCTG GTATCTTCAAACCCAGATTTGCTATGCGGGGCTGTGCTACAGAGAGTATGTGCTTCACCAAGCCTGGTGCTGAAGTGCCCACAGGCACCCATGTCCTCTTCCTCCAACATATAGAGTGCACTCACTCCCCCTGA
- the PINLYP gene encoding phospholipase A2 inhibitor and Ly6/PLAUR domain-containing protein isoform X2 → MGPKDHMVTSSFCCQSDSCNSAFLSVPLTNLTENGLMCPACTASFRDKCMGPMTHCTGKENHCVSLSGHVQAGIFKPRFAMRGCATESMCFTKPGAEVPTGTHVLFLQHIECTHSP, encoded by the exons ATGGGCCCCAAGGACCACATGGTAACCAGCTCCTTCTGCTGCCAGAGCGACAGCTGCAACAGTGCCTTTTTGTCTG TTCCCTTGACCAATCTTACTGAGAATGGCCTGATGTGCCCCGCCTGCACTGCAAGCTTCAGGGACAAATGCATGGGGCCCATGACCCACTGTACTGGAAAGGAAAACCACTGCGTCTCCTTATCTGGACACGTGCAGGCTG GTATCTTCAAACCCAGATTTGCTATGCGGGGCTGTGCTACAGAGAGTATGTGCTTCACCAAGCCTGGTGCTGAAGTGCCCACAGGCACCCATGTCCTCTTCCTCCAACATATAGAGTGCACTCACTCCCCCTGA